From a single Vibrio tubiashii ATCC 19109 genomic region:
- a CDS encoding S41 family peptidase, with product MKFSHIAQVVLALLTTSHASLLFAQTPEGSSWYRDIAISPNGEQIAFTFNGQIWLANSEGGDAIPLTRESVHSSNPVWSSDGELLAYEANQYGPGDVFVLNMQTHTSQRLTFHGSKETPYSFSADGSQVLFQSQRIGNGDSEVNNGYFGRSNRLYAIPASGGREQVLLANSVSSYSVSHDGRQALYTDLPSYTEQPWRKGSLSDAARNIWKYDVDTQTHTQVTTFRGEDRNAVWADDDQSMYFLSERSGSFNVWKQSLNGHEDDAVAVTHHTKLPVRFLSISQRGDLAYGFDGGIWLKKNNEATPHQVDIRIPTARSQTSTTNVNLGYEITEMAASPTAPEIAVVARGEIFVISTLTGETRRITNTPQAERNVSFSSDGRTLIYGSERKGSWDLFSCHISEQDKSFFTAAQITEQQLTDTPIDETQPVLSPDDQRVAYRTSRNTLKVMTLEDGSTTTLIRSQSMYSYEDADWHYQWSPDGEYIVSRDGSTLSANNILLLDSFGQRAPITLSYSGFSQTQPKFSDDGQMVYWTSEKGGLTELDGSAVNGNVYAVTLNKRIEARLGLSQDQAWLAEQQDQSAEQDNGTSVDVHDLQDRIHRITPYSMSVIASYLSPDNTEMVVANHRDDHIEFVHINLVTGDHEVMLTRSVDDIKSMTVTQDRSTLLLIGNGQLEKIDLASGQSEGVHFSLDAEYDFTKEKQYIFDHVWRLTKTKFYDKDLHGVNWEWYRGAYEKHLPSIHNYIDFAELLSELAGELNASHTGATYFGHPNQWESAASLGLIYDDKYQGKGIRVRSILRGGPADLPGKPIKAGSIIYSVNGIDVLPGHDIYPLLNNLEGKLTRLSVLTPGNQDTISVVTKPISLSDEAHLAYKRWVTKREELTERLSKGRIGYIHLPEMDNAAYRQLVNKLFGRYRDKEAVVIDVRYNTGGNLHDQIMQVLSGVRHSSALSRDGYSVGTFPLRRWATPSIMLANASSYSDGSIVPYFYQKEGIGKVVGEPVPGTGTFVLWEIQQEPFLDYGVPQLGFKNDEGKWLENNEVKPDIVAYNSPADVAANRDHQLNVAINALLATLE from the coding sequence ATGAAATTTTCACATATTGCCCAAGTGGTCCTCGCCTTATTGACGACCAGTCACGCTTCTCTGCTTTTCGCACAAACACCAGAAGGATCATCTTGGTATCGCGATATTGCAATTTCTCCGAACGGTGAGCAAATCGCCTTCACCTTCAATGGGCAAATCTGGCTAGCAAACTCCGAAGGGGGGGATGCGATTCCACTCACGCGTGAAAGCGTTCATAGCTCTAATCCAGTTTGGTCCTCTGACGGCGAGCTTTTAGCATACGAAGCCAATCAGTATGGTCCAGGAGATGTGTTTGTCCTCAATATGCAAACCCATACCTCTCAGCGTCTCACTTTTCACGGTAGCAAAGAAACACCTTATTCTTTCAGCGCCGATGGAAGCCAAGTGCTGTTTCAATCACAACGGATTGGTAACGGAGACAGCGAAGTAAACAATGGGTATTTCGGCCGCTCAAACCGACTCTATGCCATTCCCGCGAGCGGGGGCAGAGAACAGGTCTTGTTAGCCAATTCAGTCAGCAGTTACTCAGTGTCTCATGATGGTCGACAAGCGTTGTACACTGATTTGCCGTCCTATACAGAACAACCGTGGCGCAAAGGATCGCTATCGGATGCCGCAAGAAACATTTGGAAGTATGACGTCGACACCCAAACCCACACTCAAGTCACCACGTTTCGCGGTGAAGACAGAAATGCGGTGTGGGCCGATGATGACCAATCCATGTACTTCCTATCTGAGCGTTCGGGAAGCTTTAATGTCTGGAAGCAATCGCTCAATGGGCATGAAGATGATGCCGTAGCGGTGACTCACCATACCAAACTGCCCGTGAGGTTCTTGTCGATAAGTCAACGCGGTGATCTAGCCTACGGGTTTGATGGCGGCATTTGGCTCAAAAAGAACAATGAAGCCACACCACATCAAGTCGACATCCGAATTCCCACTGCGCGGAGCCAAACCAGCACCACGAACGTCAACCTAGGTTATGAAATCACTGAAATGGCGGCCTCGCCAACCGCACCTGAGATCGCGGTTGTCGCAAGAGGCGAGATCTTTGTGATATCGACCCTCACCGGTGAGACGCGCCGAATAACGAACACCCCACAAGCAGAAAGAAACGTTTCGTTTTCAAGTGATGGTAGAACCCTCATTTACGGCTCTGAACGTAAGGGAAGTTGGGACCTATTTTCCTGTCACATCAGCGAACAAGACAAGAGTTTTTTTACCGCCGCTCAGATCACAGAGCAACAACTCACCGATACGCCAATCGATGAAACGCAGCCAGTCTTGTCGCCCGACGACCAACGCGTCGCATATCGAACATCCAGAAACACGCTCAAAGTCATGACGCTTGAAGACGGCTCGACCACAACCCTTATTCGCAGCCAGTCAATGTATTCTTATGAAGATGCTGATTGGCATTACCAGTGGTCACCAGATGGCGAGTACATTGTGTCTCGTGATGGCAGTACGTTGAGTGCCAACAACATTTTATTGCTTGATAGCTTTGGTCAACGCGCACCCATTACGCTCAGTTATAGCGGATTTAGCCAAACTCAGCCAAAATTTTCTGATGATGGACAAATGGTGTACTGGACTTCAGAAAAGGGTGGCCTCACCGAATTAGATGGCAGTGCGGTTAATGGTAACGTGTATGCCGTCACCCTTAACAAACGCATCGAGGCGCGCTTAGGTTTATCTCAAGATCAAGCGTGGTTGGCGGAACAGCAAGATCAAAGCGCTGAGCAAGATAACGGGACAAGTGTGGACGTCCACGATCTGCAAGACAGAATTCATCGAATAACGCCTTATTCGATGTCCGTTATTGCAAGCTATCTCTCCCCAGATAATACTGAAATGGTGGTGGCAAATCATCGTGATGACCACATCGAGTTTGTTCACATAAATCTAGTCACGGGCGATCATGAAGTGATGTTGACTCGTTCAGTGGATGACATCAAATCCATGACGGTGACCCAGGACCGATCGACGTTGTTGCTGATTGGCAATGGTCAGTTAGAAAAAATCGATCTCGCCAGTGGCCAGAGTGAGGGCGTGCATTTTAGCTTGGACGCTGAATACGATTTTACCAAAGAGAAGCAGTATATCTTTGACCACGTGTGGCGCCTGACTAAAACCAAATTCTACGACAAGGATTTGCATGGTGTAAACTGGGAGTGGTATCGAGGGGCCTATGAAAAACACTTGCCAAGTATTCACAACTACATCGACTTTGCTGAGTTACTTAGTGAGCTGGCAGGAGAGCTGAATGCCTCTCATACGGGAGCAACCTACTTTGGCCACCCAAATCAATGGGAGTCTGCTGCTTCGCTCGGACTAATTTATGATGACAAGTACCAAGGTAAAGGGATCAGGGTTCGCAGTATTTTACGTGGTGGCCCGGCAGATCTGCCTGGCAAGCCAATAAAAGCGGGCAGCATTATTTATTCAGTTAATGGTATCGATGTCCTACCTGGACACGACATCTATCCGCTGCTCAATAACCTGGAAGGTAAGCTGACGCGCTTATCGGTGCTCACTCCAGGCAATCAGGACACCATATCGGTGGTGACCAAACCGATCTCTTTGTCTGATGAAGCCCATCTTGCTTATAAACGCTGGGTTACGAAGCGCGAAGAGCTCACTGAGCGGTTGTCGAAGGGCCGAATTGGCTATATTCATTTACCTGAAATGGATAATGCCGCTTATCGCCAATTGGTCAATAAGTTGTTTGGCCGCTACCGCGATAAAGAGGCCGTCGTAATTGACGTTCGTTACAACACAGGGGGCAACTTACACGACCAAATCATGCAGGTTTTGTCAGGCGTAAGACACAGTTCCGCCCTGTCGAGAGACGGCTACTCTGTGGGCACCTTTCCTCTACGCCGCTGGGCAACACCCAGTATTATGCTGGCGAATGCTTCGAGTTACTCCGACGGCTCAATCGTCCCTTACTTCTATCAAAAAGAGGGAATAGGGAAAGTGGTGGGTGAACCCGTCCCTGGCACCGGCACTTTCGTGTTGTGGGAAATCCAACAAGAACCCTTCCTAGACTACGGTGTCCCTCAACTTGGATTTAAAAATGATGAGGGGAAGTGGTTGGAGAACAACGAAGTGAAGCCTGATATTGTTGCCTACAATTCCCCCGCGGATGTGGCGGCGAATAGAGATCACCAATTGAACGTCGCGATCAACGCCTTATTGGCGACGCTAGAATGA
- the traA gene encoding type IV conjugative transfer system pilin TraA, whose translation MTSQHIGYTFVLFIGFAMLITYPVLAADLFATGKSIIKDIAGKGSTVETAMLGTGLIVSAITGLTTRNWLAAVGGFIGGNILWSVGAPMVGLA comes from the coding sequence ATGACTTCACAGCACATTGGATACACGTTTGTCCTCTTCATTGGTTTTGCCATGTTGATCACTTACCCTGTCCTCGCCGCTGACCTTTTTGCCACCGGAAAATCAATCATTAAGGACATCGCGGGTAAAGGCTCGACGGTAGAAACCGCTATGCTAGGCACAGGCCTTATTGTCAGCGCGATAACCGGTCTAACCACACGAAACTGGTTAGCCGCGGTGGGGGGCTTTATTGGCGGCAACATTCTGTGGTCGGTCGGCGCCCCGATGGTCGGACTCGCCTAA
- the traL gene encoding type IV conjugative transfer system protein TraL has translation MENPDLFFSIPRHMNTGKRLAGFPRDEIIPAIVVFGLCFWQGYSILGIILGLGWFGGIRFLKVGYGEHIVALTFYWWTEGLLSQAYFTRTPSSERRYWIF, from the coding sequence ATGGAAAATCCTGACCTCTTTTTCAGCATTCCCAGACACATGAATACGGGAAAACGTCTCGCGGGTTTTCCGCGCGATGAAATCATCCCTGCCATCGTCGTGTTCGGTCTGTGTTTTTGGCAAGGCTATTCAATCCTCGGGATCATACTAGGACTGGGGTGGTTCGGTGGCATTCGATTTCTCAAAGTGGGCTACGGAGAACACATCGTCGCCCTTACTTTTTATTGGTGGACGGAAGGTTTACTGAGCCAAGCTTACTTCACTCGAACGCCCTCTTCTGAGCGGCGTTATTGGATATTTTAA
- the traE gene encoding type IV conjugative transfer system protein TraE — translation MDSFIADERLKTKSLLNALLLAGFLAMLVTNIMLGVSVHKAFNSKSRTFVPPLISKAFSVSDGQVDAPYLEMIGEFLVYKKLNVTPASVHRQYGVLLDYVSEQYWPSIQPRLLREAEQVKSEHISSRFDIEHVEVAVEDLKVRFTGVLQKHVGRRPLAREKDVVYQVSLDYAQGEISLLSINRVDPEQ, via the coding sequence TTGGATTCCTTTATCGCAGACGAGCGCCTCAAGACAAAAAGCTTACTTAACGCGCTCCTTTTGGCCGGTTTCCTAGCCATGCTGGTGACCAACATTATGCTGGGTGTGAGCGTCCACAAGGCCTTCAATAGTAAAAGCCGAACCTTTGTTCCCCCGCTCATCTCAAAAGCTTTCTCTGTCTCGGATGGCCAAGTAGATGCCCCCTACCTAGAGATGATAGGCGAGTTTTTGGTGTACAAGAAACTCAACGTTACGCCCGCTAGCGTCCATAGACAATATGGCGTGCTGCTTGATTATGTCAGCGAGCAATACTGGCCGTCCATCCAACCTCGACTCTTACGCGAAGCAGAGCAAGTAAAGTCCGAGCACATTTCCAGTCGCTTCGATATTGAACACGTCGAAGTCGCCGTTGAGGACTTAAAGGTACGGTTTACCGGTGTGCTCCAAAAGCACGTCGGTCGCCGTCCACTCGCGCGAGAAAAAGACGTCGTTTACCAAGTGTCGCTGGATTATGCGCAAGGCGAAATTTCTCTTCTTTCCATCAACCGTGTGGATCCCGAACAATGA
- the traK gene encoding type-F conjugative transfer system secretin TraK: MKTLMLLLVTLMSPCLALAENVSMLNYTFNDGDTIPISLSSLDVNRLRVDDDRIMDITCPRGFCTSSAEQRDKTGSIKLTINIPAPFTAQLTTEKGRLFALFVTPKATPGVITQFTYARAHLEQTSVFERKFDYPTALVEFTKAMMHWKQYQTPVVGFSVHRVDPDTLPEKRSALPLTPQVVFSGKDYSGIIYQVTNNGDTAVNLTTAQFYSDSARSAALDDVYLKPGESTTLYLVTGGGVNDVR, translated from the coding sequence ATGAAAACGCTAATGCTTCTTCTCGTCACACTGATGTCTCCATGCCTTGCGCTCGCAGAGAACGTCAGCATGCTCAACTACACCTTTAATGATGGCGACACCATCCCCATTTCGCTGTCTAGCCTAGACGTCAACCGACTTCGGGTAGATGATGACCGCATTATGGATATTACCTGCCCGCGCGGCTTCTGCACGTCGAGCGCCGAACAAAGAGACAAGACGGGCTCCATCAAGCTCACTATCAATATCCCCGCCCCGTTTACCGCGCAACTGACCACAGAGAAAGGGCGTCTATTCGCCCTGTTCGTGACCCCAAAAGCCACCCCCGGTGTTATTACCCAGTTCACTTACGCAAGGGCACACCTTGAGCAAACGTCCGTCTTTGAACGCAAGTTTGATTACCCGACCGCGTTAGTTGAGTTCACCAAGGCAATGATGCATTGGAAGCAATATCAGACGCCAGTGGTGGGGTTCTCGGTGCATCGCGTTGACCCTGATACGTTGCCAGAAAAGCGTTCTGCCTTACCCCTGACACCACAAGTGGTCTTTTCTGGGAAAGACTACTCAGGGATCATTTATCAGGTAACCAACAACGGTGACACCGCCGTCAACCTCACGACGGCTCAGTTCTATAGCGATTCGGCTCGCAGTGCGGCTCTTGACGACGTTTACCTCAAACCGGGGGAGTCCACCACACTCTACTTAGTGACGGGAGGGGGAGTCAATGATGTTCGATAA
- a CDS encoding TrbI/VirB10 family protein, whose product MFDKFFARFLEPNGDFEQGANINQATKKRNRIVTASVLLVLLMLGSAFWAYVEQSPHPDEQRPQQDVAFGAVVTDDFTAKDNQSALTYQQMQIDEMAKMLKTFEGTLDTLDQSLTNGLDDLTEASERRHQNGMDTLKREWQLEIQQVKQLKEQLAAQLDHGTSPLSRPARVNGNGEDFGDDTTRFPRTATAYYADTPSNDGEFAYQENPRRSVDSTGFETQSFHWQASIEETTSLRTTENYVPTGTFVTAVVTGGADANAGVSGQGDTAPIVFQTINSGILPNGKKSKLDNCTITGSVYGEISASRGITRTHRMSCIQPDDAILDIPVKATAFNFGRNGIRGTTILKNGKIVQMAGVSGILTGLGETGAALSQTTTPTALGPSQTVESEEALVNLLGNATSSVGSKLADYYIKLAEIYHPIVEVNPGAVVNIVFLEGFPLDPLLAEEYEAAVEREAQAAMTLPQNPLMSVMPHLPAMATGQAINPLAEKLAQEGLPVSQFGREQ is encoded by the coding sequence ATGTTCGATAAGTTCTTTGCCCGTTTTTTAGAGCCCAACGGGGATTTCGAACAAGGTGCCAACATCAATCAAGCCACCAAGAAACGTAACCGTATCGTGACGGCGTCCGTCTTGTTGGTGTTGCTGATGCTCGGGAGTGCTTTCTGGGCCTATGTTGAGCAATCGCCGCACCCGGATGAACAGCGGCCTCAACAGGACGTCGCTTTCGGCGCCGTTGTGACCGATGATTTCACCGCGAAAGACAACCAAAGCGCCCTCACGTATCAGCAGATGCAAATTGATGAGATGGCTAAGATGCTTAAGACCTTTGAAGGCACGTTAGACACGTTGGATCAGAGCTTAACCAATGGGTTAGATGACCTTACAGAAGCAAGTGAAAGGCGTCATCAAAACGGTATGGACACACTTAAACGCGAGTGGCAGCTAGAAATTCAACAAGTTAAGCAACTGAAAGAGCAGCTGGCAGCCCAACTCGACCATGGCACATCACCTTTAAGTCGGCCCGCGAGGGTGAATGGAAACGGGGAGGACTTCGGTGACGACACCACTCGTTTTCCCCGCACGGCCACTGCGTACTATGCCGACACTCCCTCCAACGACGGGGAATTTGCCTATCAGGAAAACCCACGACGTTCTGTCGATAGCACCGGGTTTGAAACCCAGTCTTTTCACTGGCAAGCCTCGATAGAAGAAACTACCTCCCTACGCACCACTGAAAATTATGTGCCAACCGGTACTTTTGTCACCGCCGTGGTCACCGGTGGCGCGGATGCGAACGCGGGGGTGTCGGGTCAAGGCGATACTGCTCCGATTGTCTTTCAAACTATTAATTCAGGCATTCTGCCCAATGGCAAAAAATCGAAGCTAGACAACTGTACGATCACGGGGTCGGTGTACGGGGAAATATCCGCCAGTCGAGGCATTACAAGAACTCATCGCATGAGCTGCATTCAACCTGATGACGCGATCTTAGACATTCCCGTCAAAGCCACCGCCTTTAATTTCGGTCGCAACGGCATTCGTGGCACCACCATTTTAAAGAATGGCAAAATCGTTCAAATGGCGGGGGTGTCAGGGATCCTCACGGGGCTCGGTGAGACAGGGGCGGCACTTTCTCAAACCACAACACCCACCGCTTTAGGACCATCTCAAACCGTCGAAAGTGAAGAGGCCTTAGTCAACTTACTGGGTAACGCTACGTCCAGTGTGGGCAGTAAACTCGCTGACTACTACATCAAATTGGCCGAGATCTACCATCCTATTGTCGAGGTCAATCCCGGCGCCGTGGTAAACATTGTGTTTCTTGAAGGTTTTCCCCTTGATCCCCTGCTTGCTGAAGAATACGAAGCGGCCGTCGAGAGAGAGGCGCAAGCCGCGATGACCCTCCCTCAGAATCCACTGATGAGTGTCATGCCCCATCTCCCCGCCATGGCAACAGGACAAGCGATTAATCCATTGGCTGAAAAACTCGCTCAAGAAGGTCTCCCCGTCTCTCAATTTGGTCGTGAACAATAG
- the traV gene encoding type IV conjugative transfer system lipoprotein TraV: MSNASCSSIVKDTIMLRIGLTLVSIVLLSGCAAGLGEEFSCNNVGGVKGCTRMNDIRDNIDVYRAPNAIVHSRPSRAKAPPLMFATLPRRERHGQPGRTPDKVNKITIFPFKTSTHEHYIDTLDIYFVVDESTWIDKPVQAIRKD; encoded by the coding sequence ATGAGCAACGCGTCATGCTCATCCATTGTTAAGGATACCATTATGCTTAGAATCGGACTTACATTAGTGAGTATTGTCCTGTTATCAGGGTGTGCCGCAGGACTCGGTGAAGAGTTTAGTTGCAACAACGTGGGCGGAGTGAAAGGCTGCACGCGCATGAACGACATTCGCGACAATATCGACGTCTATCGCGCCCCCAATGCCATTGTTCATTCTCGTCCTTCTAGGGCTAAAGCGCCACCCTTGATGTTTGCGACGCTCCCTCGTCGTGAGCGCCACGGCCAACCAGGACGAACGCCGGATAAGGTCAACAAAATTACCATCTTTCCTTTTAAAACTTCCACGCACGAGCACTATATCGACACGCTCGATATCTATTTTGTTGTCGATGAAAGCACGTGGATAGACAAGCCTGTTCAGGCCATTAGAAAGGACTGA
- the traC gene encoding type IV secretion system protein TraC — protein MIPFINNAMTGLSAVFKDAKKSQNHLHQELPYRHYDYTENLFDNRTSRGFGLQISVLGGANDQLIISLNNLVTTLPQGKKWDYQLQLIGHNRVGHYIDANEKVLAQRGGILAEMAKRDAQYARYAAKQGFFHHQKNNHFDLRDYEAYFFVSTTGKNPDALRDVRSEVETALVQLGFDTLTVYPEMLLSHVGDILNFDPGQDRPLTRNYNPLDPLNLQALSPDTECLMRRDHLALRHTSPKGEEVKTRVVSMGLSKLPHDFRLYGLPECFASIRNVSRTIVCPHMLTLNFRCEPTGKQEADNNNKITDLTKTVESKMVLLAPTAKEELKERKDIQAGLNGKEFIVTSMAFTLTLFTQDTRQRQDVQAAKNAFEGAGLNLITLNMLQSQSLLSVLPFMMSDGFWNDAKKAGRVRTLKSSNLVNFFPLVLDFKRLKPGMLLPTMRQQISFFDAFTCGSDNQNIALTGGSGAGKSFLVQEIARCVYAMMGKVWILDKGESYKKLTLMLGGTYMTHQNIYLSPFTHLGKIADGQTFVDEHGQEVNPLAEALHNITALFTTIASPYDPLTSYQQTILGSAIVTAWERNKTATRVDDVREALLEKYQELEDIRIRDIAVQLEQYCTGGIHDELFNQPSMLDPNVHFTTLELDGFSPSVLRSVIFALIVTINQQMYLSGSRSTPKMCIIEEAWSLLSGSNKQAQEFINQGYRTARKFGGSFCTVTQGIDDFFANEEAKACYNNSDIHFILRQGEGFNKYVMDNPNAFTRLEKDLIQRFEKSSTAGYSSVRVKAGGHVSYHRFFADPVKRAMYSTEPNEYEYCEKLYQSGMTIGDAVNQTSMHFYGEQIREFESHLASL, from the coding sequence ATGATCCCCTTTATCAATAACGCTATGACAGGCCTCAGCGCTGTGTTTAAGGATGCAAAAAAGAGTCAGAACCATCTGCATCAAGAGCTACCCTACCGCCACTACGACTACACAGAAAACCTCTTCGACAATCGCACCTCTCGTGGCTTTGGTTTGCAAATCAGCGTGCTTGGCGGCGCAAATGACCAACTGATCATTTCACTCAACAACCTGGTGACGACCCTCCCCCAAGGAAAAAAGTGGGATTACCAACTTCAGCTCATTGGCCATAATCGGGTCGGTCACTACATCGATGCTAATGAGAAAGTGCTGGCGCAACGTGGCGGTATCTTGGCTGAAATGGCCAAGCGGGATGCGCAGTACGCTCGTTATGCTGCCAAACAAGGGTTTTTCCACCATCAGAAGAACAACCACTTCGACCTACGCGATTATGAGGCTTATTTCTTCGTATCAACGACCGGCAAAAACCCTGACGCGCTCAGAGACGTGCGAAGTGAGGTGGAAACGGCCTTGGTTCAACTCGGGTTTGACACTTTGACGGTTTACCCCGAAATGTTGTTATCGCATGTGGGTGACATTCTCAACTTTGACCCTGGGCAAGATAGACCGTTAACCCGCAACTACAACCCACTCGACCCGCTCAATCTCCAAGCCTTATCGCCCGATACCGAGTGCCTCATGCGCCGAGACCATTTGGCCCTTCGTCATACCTCACCAAAGGGCGAAGAGGTAAAGACCCGAGTGGTCAGCATGGGGCTGTCTAAGCTGCCTCATGACTTCAGGCTGTACGGACTCCCCGAATGCTTTGCCTCGATTCGCAATGTCAGCCGCACAATAGTGTGCCCGCACATGCTCACACTGAACTTCCGTTGTGAGCCGACAGGAAAACAAGAAGCCGATAATAACAACAAAATCACTGACCTAACAAAAACCGTTGAGTCAAAAATGGTGTTATTGGCGCCAACGGCTAAAGAGGAACTCAAAGAGCGAAAAGACATTCAGGCAGGACTCAACGGCAAAGAGTTTATTGTCACTTCAATGGCATTCACGCTTACGCTGTTCACTCAGGACACCCGGCAGCGCCAAGACGTCCAAGCCGCCAAAAACGCCTTTGAGGGCGCGGGACTCAACCTCATCACACTGAACATGCTGCAATCGCAATCCCTACTCTCTGTCTTGCCTTTCATGATGAGTGATGGGTTTTGGAATGACGCAAAGAAAGCGGGGCGAGTGCGAACGTTGAAAAGTTCAAACCTGGTGAACTTTTTCCCCCTGGTGTTGGACTTCAAGCGTTTAAAGCCCGGTATGTTACTGCCGACCATGCGCCAACAAATCTCCTTCTTTGATGCGTTTACGTGTGGCAGTGATAACCAAAACATCGCGCTGACGGGGGGATCGGGCGCAGGGAAGAGTTTCCTGGTTCAAGAAATCGCGAGATGCGTCTACGCCATGATGGGCAAGGTTTGGATCTTGGACAAAGGGGAGAGCTACAAGAAGCTCACGCTCATGTTGGGCGGAACCTACATGACCCACCAAAATATCTACCTGAGCCCGTTTACGCATCTGGGTAAGATCGCCGATGGCCAAACGTTTGTCGATGAGCATGGCCAAGAAGTCAACCCACTGGCCGAGGCACTGCATAACATCACGGCGCTGTTTACGACCATCGCCTCACCTTATGATCCGCTCACCAGTTATCAGCAAACCATTTTGGGCAGCGCCATCGTCACGGCCTGGGAACGCAACAAAACAGCAACACGCGTCGACGATGTCCGAGAAGCGCTTTTGGAAAAATACCAAGAGCTCGAGGACATCCGTATTCGCGATATCGCCGTTCAACTCGAACAGTATTGTACCGGGGGGATCCATGACGAGCTGTTTAATCAACCTTCCATGCTCGATCCCAATGTCCACTTTACGACCCTAGAGCTTGACGGTTTTTCACCGAGCGTCCTACGCAGTGTAATTTTTGCTCTGATTGTCACCATCAATCAGCAAATGTACCTGTCTGGCAGTCGCTCTACACCGAAAATGTGCATCATTGAAGAGGCATGGAGCTTACTCTCTGGCAGCAACAAACAAGCGCAAGAATTCATTAACCAAGGTTATCGTACCGCACGTAAGTTTGGCGGCTCCTTCTGCACAGTCACGCAAGGTATCGATGACTTTTTCGCCAATGAGGAAGCTAAAGCGTGTTACAACAACTCCGATATCCACTTCATTCTGCGTCAAGGCGAAGGATTCAATAAATACGTAATGGACAACCCCAATGCCTTCACGCGATTGGAAAAAGACCTCATTCAGCGCTTTGAGAAATCCTCCACCGCAGGGTACAGCAGTGTGCGGGTGAAAGCCGGTGGACACGTCTCATATCACCGATTTTTCGCGGATCCCGTCAAACGGGCCATGTATTCCACCGAGCCTAATGAATACGAGTACTGTGAAAAACTATACCAGAGCGGGATGACGATCGGCGACGCCGTTAACCAAACCTCAATGCACTTCTATGGAGAGCAAATCCGTGAATTCGAATCGCATCTTGCCTCCTTGTAG
- the traW gene encoding type-F conjugative transfer system protein TraW — translation MASSKDFGIIGPTFPIGEIDMLQWIEQRLKHFERTGKLADLQNEFQARVKRKVQNPSPLPLSTTTTPETFYVNPSLTFPAPVLHPQTGEIIARKGQTINPFDSATWPTKHAEGFPNVELSKVLLFLDARDAKQRAFAKQFTHKKPIKYILTGGNLEQTAQLLGARIYHAQDGFITHKLHIKHVPSLAYQEGVRWRIDEFDVSSLSEEDAEPTP, via the coding sequence ATGGCCAGCTCGAAAGACTTTGGGATCATAGGACCCACCTTTCCAATCGGTGAAATAGACATGTTGCAATGGATTGAACAACGACTGAAACACTTCGAACGCACAGGCAAACTGGCGGATCTGCAAAACGAATTTCAAGCCAGAGTGAAACGTAAGGTCCAAAACCCATCGCCTCTGCCATTGAGTACCACCACCACGCCAGAAACGTTCTACGTTAACCCGAGCCTGACCTTTCCAGCACCAGTGCTCCATCCACAAACAGGCGAAATTATTGCGCGTAAAGGGCAAACCATCAATCCATTTGATAGCGCAACCTGGCCAACCAAGCACGCCGAGGGGTTTCCCAACGTTGAGCTATCCAAAGTGTTGCTGTTTCTCGATGCGCGCGATGCAAAGCAAAGAGCCTTTGCCAAGCAGTTTACCCACAAAAAGCCCATCAAATACATCCTAACGGGTGGCAATCTTGAGCAAACCGCGCAACTGTTAGGAGCACGGATTTATCACGCGCAAGACGGTTTTATCACCCACAAACTCCACATCAAACACGTCCCGTCACTGGCTTACCAAGAGGGCGTCCGTTGGCGGATTGATGAATTTGATGTGTCCTCGTTAAGCGAGGAGGATGCAGAACCTACGCCCTAA